A stretch of Bradyrhizobium diazoefficiens DNA encodes these proteins:
- a CDS encoding intradiol ring-cleavage dioxygenase has product MSASTRRGFLGFMSASAAGLLPGRAAAASVAADAEPACILTPQAEEGPFYSDPKLVRSDIAEGKPGVPLTLRLRVIEAGSCTAIPDARVDIWHCDAKGLYSAFPGQSDDHNVDATGKTFLRGTQTTDGAGWVGFDTIYPGWYDGRTTHVHFKVFLGDRTVLTGQTFLPDALNEFIYTNVPDYGDRARQRMVINANDHVIERSDPEHRAFCAVKEERDRYVATLTLGVDRRADATVGRAGPPPPGMRGGPPPGGMAGPMFGHPIKDRLAALVPGLKSTR; this is encoded by the coding sequence GCGGCGGCCGCGTCCGTTGCGGCGGACGCCGAGCCCGCCTGCATCCTGACGCCGCAGGCGGAGGAAGGGCCGTTCTATTCCGATCCGAAGCTGGTGCGATCTGACATCGCCGAGGGCAAGCCCGGCGTGCCGCTGACATTGCGATTGCGCGTGATCGAGGCCGGATCGTGCACGGCGATCCCTGACGCGCGGGTCGACATCTGGCATTGCGATGCCAAGGGGCTCTATTCGGCCTTTCCCGGCCAGAGCGACGACCACAACGTCGATGCGACCGGCAAGACGTTCCTGCGTGGCACGCAAACGACCGACGGCGCCGGCTGGGTCGGCTTCGACACCATCTATCCCGGCTGGTATGACGGCCGCACCACGCATGTCCATTTCAAGGTGTTTCTCGGCGACCGCACGGTGCTGACCGGGCAGACCTTCCTGCCGGATGCGCTGAACGAGTTCATCTACACCAACGTCCCCGACTACGGCGACCGCGCGCGGCAGCGCATGGTGATCAACGCCAACGACCACGTCATCGAACGTAGCGATCCCGAACATCGCGCCTTCTGCGCGGTGAAGGAGGAGCGCGACCGCTACGTCGCGACGCTGACACTTGGTGTCGACCGCCGCGCCGATGCCACCGTCGGACGCGCGGGGCCACCGCCACCGGGCATGCGCGGTGGTCCGCCGCCCGGAGGTATGGCCGGGCCGATGTTCGGCCATCCGATCAAGGATCGGCTCGCCGCGCTGGTGCCGGGGTTGAAATCGACCCGTTGA
- a CDS encoding TetR/AcrR family transcriptional regulator, with translation MRYKSGHKEEARARMVAAAGRGFRRQGFGGIGVDGLAKEAEVTSGAFYGHFSSKGEAFEAALVTGLEELRQGVEGLRAEHGVKWAVAFVDFYLGQKRVCELGSSCALQSLTSEVQRADVGIRTVFEAKIEGVVNAVADGLPGRIAKERRARAWALLSILSGGVTMARAVADKDVSAAIASACRAAALKVCAET, from the coding sequence GTGCGCTACAAGTCCGGACACAAGGAAGAAGCCCGTGCGCGCATGGTCGCGGCTGCCGGCCGCGGCTTTCGCCGCCAGGGATTTGGCGGCATCGGCGTCGATGGTCTTGCCAAGGAAGCCGAGGTCACCTCCGGCGCGTTCTACGGCCACTTCTCGTCCAAGGGCGAGGCTTTCGAGGCTGCGCTGGTGACGGGCCTGGAAGAGCTGCGCCAAGGCGTCGAAGGCCTGCGGGCCGAGCACGGCGTCAAATGGGCCGTGGCCTTCGTCGATTTCTATCTCGGGCAAAAGCGGGTCTGCGAGCTCGGTTCGAGCTGCGCACTGCAGAGCCTGACCTCGGAGGTGCAGCGCGCCGATGTCGGGATCAGGACCGTGTTCGAGGCCAAGATCGAAGGGGTGGTGAACGCAGTCGCGGACGGTTTGCCGGGCCGCATCGCCAAGGAGCGGCGCGCGCGCGCCTGGGCGCTGCTCTCGATCCTGTCCGGCGGCGTCACGATGGCCCGGGCCGTCGCCGACAAGGATGTCAGCGCGGCGATCGCCTCCGCGTGCCGCGCGGCTGCGCTGAAAGTCTGTGCCGAGACCTGA
- a CDS encoding VOC family protein has translation MQMSNYLFFTTQCEAALAFYTACGLGKVTEINRHSAAGPMQGKVLHAKFEGPGIQFYASDNDDAEPMRGSSHILMMDDTQATTDLFARLAEGGTITTPLGIQPWRAYYGKLTDRFGVQWMLNCLLPDS, from the coding sequence ATGCAGATGTCGAATTATCTCTTCTTCACGACCCAATGTGAGGCGGCGCTCGCCTTCTACACCGCCTGTGGTCTCGGCAAAGTGACCGAGATCAACCGCCATAGCGCCGCCGGACCGATGCAGGGCAAGGTCCTTCATGCAAAGTTCGAAGGACCGGGTATCCAGTTCTACGCGTCCGACAATGACGATGCCGAGCCGATGCGCGGGTCATCGCACATTCTGATGATGGACGACACGCAGGCGACGACGGATTTGTTCGCACGTCTCGCCGAAGGCGGCACGATCACCACGCCGCTCGGCATCCAGCCCTGGCGCGCCTATTACGGCAAGCTCACCGACCGCTTCGGCGTGCAATGGATGCTGAACTGCTTGCTGCCGGACTCGTAG
- the radC gene encoding RadC family protein translates to MPAKIRTKTDDPSSKPEPSEPPHYLGHRERLRERFYSAGADALSDYELLEMALFPALPRRDTKPLAKALIKIFGSFAEVVHAPVARLREVDGVGEPAINQLKLIAAAARRVAKGEVNSRNALSSWNEVIDYCRTSMAFADKEQFRLLFLDKRNQLIADEVQQTGTVDHTPVYPREVIKRALELSATALILVHNHPSGDPSPSQADIQMTKAMIDIAKPLGISVHDHIIVGRNGHASLRGMRLL, encoded by the coding sequence ATGCCAGCCAAGATCAGAACCAAGACCGACGACCCGTCCAGCAAGCCTGAGCCGTCAGAGCCGCCGCATTATCTCGGCCATCGCGAGCGGCTGCGCGAGCGCTTCTACAGCGCGGGCGCGGACGCACTCAGCGACTACGAGCTGTTGGAGATGGCGCTGTTTCCGGCGCTGCCGCGGCGCGACACGAAACCGCTTGCCAAAGCGCTGATCAAGATTTTCGGCTCGTTCGCCGAGGTCGTCCACGCTCCGGTGGCGCGGCTTCGCGAGGTCGACGGCGTCGGCGAGCCCGCGATCAACCAGCTCAAGCTGATCGCGGCGGCGGCGCGCCGCGTCGCCAAGGGCGAGGTCAACAGCCGCAACGCGCTGTCGTCCTGGAACGAGGTCATCGACTATTGCCGCACCAGCATGGCCTTTGCCGACAAGGAGCAGTTTCGCCTGCTGTTTCTGGACAAGCGCAACCAACTCATCGCCGACGAGGTGCAGCAGACCGGCACCGTCGACCACACGCCGGTCTATCCGCGCGAGGTGATCAAGCGCGCGCTGGAGCTGTCGGCGACCGCCCTCATCCTCGTGCACAACCATCCCTCGGGCGATCCCTCGCCCTCGCAAGCCGACATCCAGATGACCAAGGCGATGATCGACATCGCCAAGCCGCTCGGCATCTCGGTGCACGATCACATCATCGTCGGCAGAAACGGTCATGCCAGCCTGCGCGGGATGCGGCTGCTTTAG
- a CDS encoding Tautomerase enzyme, giving the protein MPITVLATDGIFNAAAEQTMFAELTTSFLRHHDLAGNAFLTPNVIGEISTVPKGRSFAGGTSNDIVVVELKVPSFALASAEQKAGFIKEATDIVFKAAEGHHPRERIFVNMVYAVDGLWGIGGRAYTNAELGDAASRASAA; this is encoded by the coding sequence ATGCCGATCACCGTTCTCGCCACGGATGGCATCTTCAATGCTGCCGCCGAGCAAACCATGTTCGCAGAGCTGACCACCTCGTTCCTCAGGCATCATGATCTGGCGGGCAATGCGTTCCTCACGCCGAACGTGATCGGCGAGATCAGCACCGTCCCGAAAGGCCGGTCCTTTGCCGGCGGGACGTCAAACGATATCGTCGTTGTCGAATTGAAAGTCCCGTCCTTCGCGCTGGCGAGCGCCGAGCAAAAGGCGGGCTTTATCAAAGAGGCCACCGACATCGTGTTCAAGGCAGCCGAAGGCCATCATCCGCGGGAGCGAATTTTCGTCAACATGGTCTATGCAGTGGATGGCCTGTGGGGCATCGGCGGCAGGGCCTACACCAATGCCGAACTCGGCGACGCAGCGAGCCGGGCCAGCGCTGCCTAG
- a CDS encoding YMGG-like glycine zipper-containing protein translates to MLRNIGIAACFAVAVAVPVHDAVAQDAVGGAIIGGVGGAILGGALGGGRGAAIGAVVGAGTGAAIASEGERRRSGYYAYQRGCYMQRPDGRYVPVDPRYCY, encoded by the coding sequence ATGCTTCGAAATATTGGAATTGCAGCGTGTTTCGCGGTCGCGGTTGCCGTCCCGGTCCATGACGCGGTGGCGCAAGATGCTGTCGGAGGCGCTATCATCGGCGGTGTCGGTGGGGCGATCTTGGGTGGCGCGCTCGGTGGTGGCCGCGGCGCGGCCATCGGTGCGGTCGTCGGCGCCGGCACGGGGGCTGCGATCGCCTCCGAGGGCGAGCGTCGCCGCTCCGGCTATTACGCCTATCAGCGCGGCTGCTACATGCAGCGCCCGGACGGCCGCTACGTCCCGGTCGATCCTCGCTACTGCTACTGA
- a CDS encoding DUF4239 domain-containing protein — translation MSDWLHNLPVPLMALVIFGFTYLLAAVVFISVALVATEERAKSLKAISPGMLPVLGIIFGLFVAFTAAQVWGDSDRGGAAVSREASALRSAVLLAAGLPADQEARLRGLVRDYVGQAVAVEWPEMAHQEASLKATPSALAEALQLVVTMTPQGRAQETTQREILTALQQALDARRQRIIISLASVNSVKWWCLYLQALCELLVIGFVHCDNRLGSAIAMGLFATGVATSVLLIAAHDRPFTGQISISPEPLRQIMPEAPAGRN, via the coding sequence ATGAGCGATTGGCTGCACAATTTGCCGGTGCCCTTGATGGCGCTGGTGATCTTCGGTTTCACCTATCTGCTGGCAGCAGTGGTGTTCATCTCTGTTGCGCTGGTCGCGACGGAGGAGCGCGCGAAATCGCTGAAGGCGATCTCGCCGGGCATGCTGCCGGTGCTCGGCATCATCTTCGGCCTGTTCGTCGCCTTCACCGCGGCGCAGGTCTGGGGCGACAGCGATCGCGGCGGCGCCGCGGTAAGCCGCGAGGCCAGCGCGCTTCGAAGCGCCGTGCTGCTCGCCGCCGGCCTGCCGGCGGATCAGGAAGCCAGGTTGCGCGGGCTGGTGCGTGACTATGTCGGGCAGGCCGTCGCGGTGGAATGGCCGGAGATGGCGCATCAGGAAGCATCGCTGAAGGCGACGCCGTCGGCGCTCGCCGAAGCCTTGCAGCTCGTCGTCACCATGACGCCGCAGGGTCGGGCGCAGGAGACCACGCAGCGCGAGATCCTCACCGCTCTACAGCAGGCACTGGATGCGCGGCGGCAGCGGATCATCATCAGCCTCGCCTCGGTGAATTCAGTGAAATGGTGGTGCCTGTATCTTCAGGCCTTGTGCGAGCTCTTGGTGATCGGCTTCGTCCATTGCGACAACCGCCTGGGATCGGCGATCGCGATGGGTCTGTTCGCGACTGGGGTCGCCACCTCGGTGCTGCTGATCGCGGCGCACGACCGTCCGTTCACCGGCCAGATATCGATCTCCCCGGAGCCGCTGCGCCAGATCATGCCGGAGGCGCCGGCGGGACGAAATTGA
- a CDS encoding alpha/beta fold hydrolase translates to MFNSFVKRAALALALTAVPAALIAPAARAQNAREEFPVPSDFTPGFRKIEGVNLHYVRGGKGPLVLLVHGFGQSWYEWHQLMPLLARTHTVVAVDLPALGLSDAPKSYAGQDVAPLLHAFAKSFSPDAPFDLVAHDIGIWNTYPMAVEHQSDIRQLVYMEAPIPDDRLYQFPAFTPEGESLVWHFSFFSAGDLLPERLVTGNERFFIEHFIKVHATNKDVFTPELLDLYGRSYAKPRTLHGSFEYYRALNETARRNKPLATTKLTMPVLAIGGGGHGGMGPLEGDQLREYATDVHSEVLPACGHWLPEECASALNPLVVNFLTGN, encoded by the coding sequence ATGTTCAATTCCTTCGTAAAGCGGGCGGCACTCGCGCTCGCCCTCACGGCGGTTCCTGCCGCACTCATCGCGCCGGCAGCTCGAGCACAGAACGCCAGGGAAGAATTTCCAGTGCCTTCGGACTTCACGCCGGGCTTCCGCAAGATCGAAGGCGTCAATCTGCACTATGTGAGGGGCGGCAAGGGGCCGCTGGTGCTGCTCGTCCACGGATTTGGGCAAAGCTGGTACGAATGGCATCAGCTCATGCCGCTGCTGGCTCGAACCCACACGGTCGTCGCGGTGGACCTGCCGGCGCTGGGCCTTTCCGATGCGCCCAAATCCTATGCCGGTCAGGACGTCGCGCCGCTGCTCCATGCGTTCGCGAAGAGCTTCAGTCCGGACGCGCCATTCGACCTCGTCGCGCATGACATCGGTATCTGGAACACCTATCCGATGGCGGTCGAGCACCAGTCCGATATTCGACAACTCGTCTACATGGAGGCGCCGATTCCGGATGATCGGCTCTACCAGTTTCCTGCCTTCACGCCTGAAGGCGAGTCGCTGGTGTGGCATTTCAGCTTCTTCTCGGCCGGCGACCTTCTCCCCGAGCGGCTGGTGACGGGAAACGAAAGGTTCTTCATCGAGCACTTCATCAAGGTCCACGCCACCAACAAGGACGTCTTCACGCCCGAACTGCTCGATCTCTATGGTCGCTCCTATGCCAAGCCGCGGACGCTCCATGGCAGCTTCGAATATTATCGTGCGCTCAACGAAACGGCACGGCGCAACAAGCCTCTCGCAACAACCAAGCTGACCATGCCGGTGCTGGCGATCGGCGGCGGCGGGCACGGCGGTATGGGTCCGCTCGAGGGCGATCAGCTGCGTGAATATGCGACAGACGTGCATTCTGAGGTTTTGCCTGCATGCGGCCACTGGCTGCCGGAGGAATGCGCCTCGGCGCTCAATCCGCTCGTGGTGAACTTCCTGACGGGGAATTGA